In Castanea sativa cultivar Marrone di Chiusa Pesio chromosome 6, ASM4071231v1, a single window of DNA contains:
- the LOC142640842 gene encoding zinc finger BED domain-containing protein RICESLEEPER 1-like, translating into MELSNDLAVKKPKRLTSVVWNHFERVRKADICYAVCIHCNKRLSGSSNSGTTHLRNHLMRCLKRSSTIDVSQLLAAKRRKKDTTVSLANISFDEGQRKDDYIKPTILKFDQEQKKDEIFNLGSGRFDQERSRIDLARMIIVHGYPLAMVDHVGFKVFVKNLQPLFEVVPNNSVEQACMEIYGKEKLKVYETINKLHGRINLSVEMWSSPENVEYLCLTAHYIDEDWKLQKKILSFVTLDSSHTEDMLSEVINKCLMDWDVDRKLFALTFDNCSTDDDIVIRIKEQISHKRPLLSTGQLYDVRSAAHVLNSIVQDAMEALREVTQKIRASVKYVKSSQVTQGKFNEISQEVGINSEKNLLFDCPIRWNSTYLMLETALEYRGAFSLLQEHDPDYISALTDTEWEWASSVTGYLKLFLEITNVFSANKFPTANMYFPEVCDVHIQLIEWCKSPDNFLSSMAVKMKAKFDKYWSKCSLALAVAAILDPRFKMKLVEYYYSQIYGSTALDRIKEVSDGIKELFNAYSICSTLVDQGSALPGSSLPSTSNDTRDRLRGFDKFLHETSQSQNAISDLDKYLEEPVFPRNCDFNILNWWKVHMPRYPILSMMARDVLGTPMSTVAPESAFNIGGRVLDHCRSSLDANTRQALICTQDWLRMEPGDVNSSSSLSPLPLLIEPS; encoded by the exons ATGGAATTATCAAATGATTTAGCTGTGAAGAAACCAAAGAGGTTGACATCTGTTGTTTGGAATCACTTTGAGAGGGTCAGAAAGGCTGATATTTGTTATGCTGTTTGTATACATTGTAACAAGAGACTCAGTGGATCAAGTAATAGTGGAACGACACATCTAAGAAACCACTTGATGCGATGTCTAAAAAGATCATCCACTATTGATGTGTCTCAACTACTTGCAgcaaagagaaggaaaaaagataCAACTGTGAGCCTTGCAAATATCAGTTTTGATGAAGGACAGAGAAAAGATGACTATATTAAGccaacaattttgaaatttgatcaGGAACAGAAAAAGGATGAAATTTTTAACCTTGGAAGTGGTAGGTTTGACCAAGAGAGGAGTCGGATTGATCTTGCTCGCATGATTATAGTACATGGTTACCCATTGGCCATGGTTGACCATGTTGGATTCAAAGTATTTGTCAAGAATCTTCAGCCGTTGTTTGAGGTTGTGCCAAATAATTCTGTTGAGCAAGCTTGTATGGAAATTTATGGTAAAGAGAAACTGAAAGTGTACGAGACTATAAATAAATTGCATGGCAGAATTAACCTTTCCGTTGAAATGTGGTCTTCACCAGAAAATGTTGAGTACTTGTGTTTGACAGCACATTATATTGATGAGGATTGGAAACTGCAgaaaaagattctgagttttGTCACACTTGATTCTTCTCATACTGAAGACATGCTTTCTGAAGTGATTAATAAGTGCCTGATGGACTGGGATGTTGACCGTAAGTTGTTTGCCTTGACATTTGATAATTGTTCCACGGATGATGACATCGTCATAAGAATTAAAGAACAAATCTCTCATAAAAGGCCTCTTTTAAGTACTGGTCAGTTGTATGATGTGCGATCTGCTGCACATGTTTTAAACTCAATTGTTCAAGATGCTATGGAAGCATTGCGAGAGGTGACCCAAAAGATTAGAGCAAGTGTCAAATATGTTAAAAGTTCACAGGTAACACAAGGAAAGTTTAATGAGATTTCACAAGAAGTTGGAATCAACAGTGAAAAAAACTTGCTTTTTGATTGTCCAATTCGATGGAACTCAACATATCTCATGCTTGAAACGGCCTTAGAATACAGGGGTGCATTTTCTCTCTTGCAAGAGCACGATCCTGACTACATATCAGCTCTAACTGATACAGAGTGGGAATGGGCTAGTTCTGTTACTGGTTACTTAAAACTTTTTCTTGAAATCACTAATGTATTTTCTGCCAACAAATTCCCAACTGCGAATATGTATTTTCCTGAGGTATGTGATGTTCACATCCAATTGATAGAATGGTGCAAGAGCCCAGATAATTTTCTTAGTTCCATGGCAGTGAAGATGAAGGCCAAGTTTGATAAATATTGGAGCAAGTGCAGTTTGGCTTTGGCAGTAGCAGCAATCTTAGATCCTCGATTCAAAATGAAGTTAGTTGAATATTACTATTCTCAGATTTATGGTAGTACTGCTTTGGATCGTATCAAGGAAGTTTCTGATGGTATAAAGGAACTTTTCAATGCATACTCTATCTGCTCAACATTGGTTGATCAAGGTTCAGCTTTGCCTGGTAGCAGCTTACCTAGTACTAGTAATGACACTAGAGATAGACTAAGGGGTTTTGACAAATTTCTTCACGAAACTTCTCAGAGTCAAAATGCAATATCAGACTTAGATAAATATTTAGAGGAACCAGTATTTCCTCGTAATTGTGATTTCAACATATTGAATTGGTGGAAAGTTCATATGCCAAGGTACCCTATCCTGTCCATGATGGCACGTGATGTTCTTGGGACTCCTATGTCGACTGTGGCACCTGAGTCAGCATTTAACATTGGAGGTAGAGTGCTTGATCATTGTAGAAGTTCATTGGATGCAAATACTCGACAGGCTTTGATATGCACACAAGATTGGTTGCGGATGGAACCAGGGG ATGTCAATTCATCCTCAAGCCTTTCTCCCCTACCACTTCTCATTGAACCAAGTTAA